A stretch of DNA from Cytobacillus luteolus:
GCCTGTTACGCAGGGGCAATATGTAGATGTTAAAGATATTACAGCTAATTTAGACCTTACTGCGTTACTAACAAGTCCCAATGTGTATGCATTTATTGGCTTTGCTATAAGCAGTACACTCTTTCTTTCATCTTTATTATTAGCTGATTACTCAAAAGCTTCAAATGAAATGGAGGCATACCGTGTTTACCTCAGAGACGGTAAGATAATGGGTCCTATTTCTCTAGTGATGGCCTTTCTAATCATGATCACATTACAGAATGAGGCAACCTGGTTATTCGATAAAATGATGGAAGACCTTCCACTCCTGATCTTATCCGTTGCCTTCTTTTTAATTGTTGGAATTGGCCTTTACGCACCAAACCCGTTCCGAAAAGGTGTGAAAGGGATGCCGAGGTTATCGGTGATTGCCGTTACAATTCAGTATTTAATCGCAAGTTATGTCTACGGAAAAGCACATTTGCCATACATTATATATCCTAATGTAACAATCGAGTCAGCTTTTACGGACCCAAATTCATTTAGAGCGGTGTTTATCACCTACATCATTGGCTTTGCGATTTTATTTCCTGGCTTTATTTACTTTTGGAGCTTATTTATGAATGACAAACGCTATTTAAGGCAAAAGGGATAGTCTAATTGTTCCAGTATTTAACGCTTTGTATCTGTGA
This window harbors:
- a CDS encoding cytochrome d ubiquinol oxidase subunit II, which produces MADALLAITVLWGFVFIYAIMATMDFGAGFWAMVYINREKTKATNIANRYLSPTWEVTNTFIVALVIAVYSLFPRAAYSLGTILLIPGSLILLLLALRSAFLVFSNIATDYRKPLTYISGITGIIIPGILISVLPVTQGQYVDVKDITANLDLTALLTSPNVYAFIGFAISSTLFLSSLLLADYSKASNEMEAYRVYLRDGKIMGPISLVMAFLIMITLQNEATWLFDKMMEDLPLLILSVAFFLIVGIGLYAPNPFRKGVKGMPRLSVIAVTIQYLIASYVYGKAHLPYIIYPNVTIESAFTDPNSFRAVFITYIIGFAILFPGFIYFWSLFMNDKRYLRQKG